CGATCTCGGAGATGTGCTGGGTGGAGATCAAGATCGTGTCGATCGCCACGGGCTGGTCGTTCTCGTAGACGACGCTGACCTGGGTTTTGCCGTCCGGCAGCAGGTAGGGGAGGGTCCCGTTGTGGCGCACTTCGGCCAGGCGACGGGAGAGACGGTGGGCCAGGCTGATGGGCAGCGGCATCAGCTCCGGCGTCTCGTTGCAGGCGTAGCCGAACATGATGCCCTGGTCGCCAGCACCCACCAGGTCCAGGGGATCACCGGCGTGGTCGTCGGCCTCATTCACCCCTTGGGCGATGTCCGGCGACTGCTGATCGAGGGCCACCAGAACGGCGCAGCTGTTGGCATCGAAGCCACCTGCGCGGGCACCGGAGTAGCCGATCTTCTCGATCACACCGCGCACCAGACCGATGTAATCGACCTTGGCGGTCGTCGTCACTTCGCCGGTGATCAGGCAAAGACCGGTGTTGACGACGGTCTCGCAAGCCACTCGAGAGGCGGGGTCCTGGGCGAGCAGGGCGTCTAGCACCGCATCGCTCACCTGGTCGCAGATCTTGTCGGGGTGACCTTCGGTCACCGACTCCGAGGTGAAGACGTAGCGGCTCATGCCTGGACTGGTCTCTTTAGTTGAGAGCCAACCTAGGGGACGGTCCCACGCTCAATTCGCTCCAGGCATGCACCAGGGGATGTGGTTCCGCCAGGGGGGGTGGGGTGCGCCAAGCCGCGGTGTAGCCCAGGGCCAAGGGGTGGGGAATTCCCGCAGCAACGGCCATGTGTAGGTCGCTGTTGGCATCGCCGATCAGGGCACAGCGATGCGGCTGAACGCCCAGCTCGGCGCAGAGGCCATGGACGGCTGCAGGGTCGGGTTTGCGGGGACGGTGCTCGGCGCTCCAAAGCCCCGAAAAGAACGAGCGCAGACCGTGGGCGGCCAAAAAGTGCTCAATGCCGGCCATGTCGTCGTTGCTGATCACGGCGCAACGCACACCGGCCGCCTGCAATTGCTCGAGCCATGGCACCAGCCCCTCGGTGGTGGAGCTCGTCGGGGTCGTGGACGCGGCTGAGCGGCGGGCATCCACGGCATCGGCCTGGGCAAACACCTGCTCGCCGATGGCCAGCGCCTCAGGCCAGCCCAGACCCACTTGAACCAGAGCCGTCGCCGTAGCGATCAGGTTGTGATCGCGGGTCGCCACCGCCGTGATCCCAGCCGGGCAGACGCCATCGGCCCGCAGGCCGTAGGCCCGTTGCAGCAAATCCTTGAGCGTCTCGCGCCGCTCAGAGCTGACCTGCTCCAGACAGAGAAAAACCCTGGCTTCCGCCAGGGTGAACAGCTGGGGCTCACTAATGCTGAGGGTGCCGTCCTTGTCGAACAGCACCGCATCAATGGCTCCAAGCTCCGTGCCACGCAACAGGAGCTCAGCCATGGCTCAGCTTCACTCGTAAGCCATTTCGCCGTCTTCAGCCTGCTCAAGCAGCATTTGCTTGTAGCGGGCGGCCATTTCCTCAGCCTTCTCGAACACCTTCTGGGGATCGGTGAGCATGTCACCGGGCTCGGGCTCGAGGGCTTTGGTGGAGAGGGAGATCCGACCGCGCTCGGCGTCGAGGTCGATGATCATCACCTTCATCTGGTCGTTGACATTGAGCACCGTGTGGGGGGTCTCAATGTGCTCGTGGCTGATCTCGGAGATGTGCAGCAGGCCGCTGACACCGCCGATGTCGATGAAGGCGCCGTAGGGCTTGATGCCACGGACGGTACCGATCACCACTTCGCCCACCTCGAGGCGGTTCATCTTGCGCTCAACCAGAGCGCGGCGATGGCTGAGGACGAGGCGGTTGCGCTCTTCGTCCACCTCAAGGAACTTCAGAGGCAGGAATTCAGCAACCAGCTCTTCCTTGGGCTTGCGGGTGCTGATGTGGCTACCGGG
This DNA window, taken from Synechococcus sp. LTW-R, encodes the following:
- a CDS encoding HAD family hydrolase yields the protein MAELLLRGTELGAIDAVLFDKDGTLSISEPQLFTLAEARVFLCLEQVSSERRETLKDLLQRAYGLRADGVCPAGITAVATRDHNLIATATALVQVGLGWPEALAIGEQVFAQADAVDARRSAASTTPTSSTTEGLVPWLEQLQAAGVRCAVISNDDMAGIEHFLAAHGLRSFFSGLWSAEHRPRKPDPAAVHGLCAELGVQPHRCALIGDANSDLHMAVAAGIPHPLALGYTAAWRTPPPLAEPHPLVHAWSELSVGPSPRLALN